A window of the Cicer arietinum cultivar CDC Frontier isolate Library 1 chromosome 6, Cicar.CDCFrontier_v2.0, whole genome shotgun sequence genome harbors these coding sequences:
- the LOC101493018 gene encoding probable E3 ubiquitin-protein ligase ARI7, producing MDSEDDMHDANDVESLEDDDDFYSGDTEDASMDYYSDYDDDAGDYFDDADKIESRRPEQNFTILKESDIRVRQEDDITRVAAVLSLSRVFASILLRHYNWSVSKVHDAWFADEERVRKAVGLLEKPVVQSPNARELTCGICFENHPRSVIEMASCGHPYCFTCWEGYISTSINDGPGCLMLRCPEPTCGSAIGQDMINLLASEEDKQKYARYLLRSYIEDNKKSKWCPAPGCEYAVTFDAGGGNYDVSCLCSYSFCWNCTEEAHRPVDCGTVVKWILKNSAESENMNWILANSKPCPKCKRPIEKNQGCMHITCTPPCKFEFCWLCLGAWSDHGERTGGFYACNRYEAAKQEGVYDDTERRREMAKNSLERYTHYYERWASNQSSRQKALADLHQMQTVHIEKLSDTQCQPESQLKFITEAWLQIVECRRVLKWTYAYGYYLPEHERAKKQFFEYLQGEAESGLERLHQCAEKELQQFLSADGPSKEFNDFRTKLAGLTSVTKNYFENLVRALENGLSDVDGNGAAISKATSSKNAAGSSKGRTGRGKGAFRTTMTSRTSDDSHWCCDHCTSTNVRSATVCQICNQRR from the exons ATGGACTCCGAGGATGATATGCACGATGCTAACGACGTGGAGTCCCTTGAAGACGATGACGATTTCTACAGTGGTGACACGGAGGATGCTTCCATGGATTATTACAGCGATTACGATGACGATGCCGGTGATTACTTCGATGATGCTGATAAGATTGAGTCTCGTCGCCCTGAG CAAAATTTTACCATCTTGAAGGAATCCGATATCCGAGTAAGACAGGAAGATGACATCACTAGAGTAGCAGCTGTTCTTTCTCTATCAAGAGTTTTTGCAAGTATACTACTTCGTCACTACAATTG GAGCGTCAGTAAAGTGCATGATGCATGGTTTGCTGATGAAGAGCGAGTTCGAAAAGCAGTTGGCTTGTTGGAAAAGCCAGTTGTACAGTCTCCTAATGCTAGAGAG CTTACATGTGGCATCTGTTTTGAAAACCATCCTCGTTCTGTGATTGAAATGGCTTCTTGTGGTCATCCATATTGTTTCACATGCTGGGAAG GATATATCAGTACATCCATTAATGACGGTCCTGGATGTTTGATGTTGAGATGTCCTGAACCCACTTGTGGTTCTGCTATTGGTCAAGATATGATTAATCTATTAGCATCTGAGGAAGATAAACAAAAGTATGCCCGTTATCTTCTTAGATCttatattgaagataataaaAAG TCAAAGTGGTGTCCTGCTCCTGGTTGTGAATATGCAGTTACTTTTGATGCTGGAGGTGGAAACTATGATGTCTCTTGCCTCTGCTCATATAGCTTTTGTTGGAAT TGCACTGAGGAGGCTCATCGTCCAGTGGACTGTGGCACTGTGGTAAAGTGGATTTTGAAAAACAGTGCAGAGTCTGAAAACATGAACTG GATACTTGCCAACTCAAAGCCATGTCCCAAGTGCAAGCGAccaattgaaaaaaatcaagGGTGCATGCACATCACATGCACTCCACCCTGTAAATTTGAATTCTGCTg GCTATGCCTTGGTGCTTGGTCAGACCATGGTGAAAGAACTGGTGGTTTTTATGCTTGCAATCGTTATGAAGCAGCTAAGCAAGAGGGAGTG TATGATGATACCGAGAGAAGAAGAGAAATGGCGAAGAATTCATTAGAGAGATACACACATTATTATGAGCGGTGGGCCAGCAACCAATCT TCAAGGCAGAAAGCTCTTGCAGATCTACATCAAATGCAAACAGTTCAT ATTGAGAAGCTCAGTGATACCCAGTGCCAACCTGAGTCACAACTTAAGTTCATAACTGAGGCCTGGCTACAG ATAGTTGAGTGTAGGAGAGTGCTGAAGTGGACATATGCATATGGGTACTATTTACCTGAGCATGAGCGTGCAAAAAAACAGTTCTTTGAGTATTTGCAAG GTGAAGCAGAATCTGGTCTAGAGAGACTTCATCAATGTGCTGAAAAAGAACTACAACAGTTTCTCAGTGCTGATGGCCCATCTAAAGAATTCAATGACTTCCGTACAAAGTTAGCTGGATTGACTAG TGTGACAAAAAATTACTTCGAGAACTTAGTGAGGGCACTAGAGAATGGTCTATCTGATGTGGATGGTAATGGAGCTGCCATCAGCAAAGCAACAAGCTCAAAAAATGCTGCAGGGAGCAGCAAGGGGAGAACTGGGAGAGGAAAGGGAGCTTTCCGAACCACCATGACCAGCAGAACGTCTGATGATAGTCACTGGTGCTGTGACCATTGTACCTCTACAAATGTCAGATCTGCCACTGTATGCCAGATTTGCAATCAACGTCGATGA
- the LOC101493349 gene encoding calcium-dependent protein kinase 24 — translation MGSCVSTQGKNGGRKRSRDHNINNKQHKTNDPHHEVSTPTARRSSVSTTRPLNVVTNPSPGNIFDKYELGKELGRGEFGVTHRCVEIKTGEAFACKKIAKTKLRTEIDIQDVRREVQIMRHLPKHPNIVSFREAYEDRDAVYLVMELCEGGELFDRIVAKGHYTERAAANVAKTILEVCKVCHDHGVIHRDLKPENFLFADGTEGASLKSIDFGLSTFYNPGSGEKFNEIVGSPYYMAPEVLRRNYSQEIDIWSTGVILYILLCGVPPFWAETEEAIAQAIIRGNVDFTRDPWPKVSEEAKYLVKRMLDPDPDTRIKVQEALDHSWIQHREHGRNVSLGDQVRMRIKQFSLMNRFKKKVLRVVADNLPDEQIDGLRQMFDMMDKDKNGHLTFEELKDGFSMIGHVIPDPDVRMLIDAADFDGNGTLNCEEFITMSVHLRRIGNDEHLSEAFNFFDKNQSGYVEFEELKDALSDDDSTDDQVIRDILNDVDLDKDGRISFEEFKAMMKSGGDWKMASRQYSRALLNALSFRMFKDKSAGVVTTN, via the exons ATGGGAAGTTGCGTATCAACGCAAGGAAAAAATGGGGGACGCAAGAGATCAAGGGATCATAACATTAACAACAAACAGCATAAAACAAACGATCCACACCACGAAGTTTCAACACCGACGGCGCGTAGGTCAAGCGTGTCGACGACGCGTCCACTAAACGTGGTGACGAATCCAAGTCCGGGAAACATATTCGACAAGTACGAATTGGGGAAAGAGCTAGGGAGAGGGGAATTCGGTGTGACGCACCGTTGCGTGGAGATTAAAACGGGTGAGGCATTTGCTTGTAAGAAGATAGCGAAAACGAAATTGAGAACGGAGATTGATATTCAAGATGTGAGGAGAGAGGTTCAGATAATGAGGCATTTACCAAAGCACCCTAACATTGTTTCTTTTAGAGAAGCTTATGAAGATAGAGATGCTGTTTATCTTGTTATGGAACTTTGTGAAGGTGGTGAACTTTTTGATAGGATTGTTGCTAAAGGTCATTATACAGAAAGAGCTGCTGCTAATGTTGCCAAAACCATTCTTGAAGTTTGCAAG GTGTGCCATGATCATGGTGTGATTCATAGGGACTTAAAACctgaaaattttttatttgcagATGGAACTGAGGGAGCTTCACTAAAATCGATTGATTTTGGCCTTTCCACTTTCTATAATCCTg GGTCAGGCGAAAAATTCAATGAAATTGTTGGAAGTCCCTATTACATGGCTCCTGAGGTTTTAAGACGTAACTATTCACAAGAAATTGATATATGGAGCACAGGtgttattctttatattttactttgtgGAGTTCCACCTTTTTGGGCAG AAACTGAAGAAGCCATAGCACAGGCGATAATCCGGGGTAATGTTGATTTCACAAGAGACCCTTGGCCTAAAGTTTCAGAAGAAGCAAAATACCTTGTTAAGCGTATGCTTGATCCAGATCCAGACACCAGAATCAAAGTTCAAGAGGCTCTTG ATCATTCCTGGATACAACATAGGGAGCATGGTAGAAATGTTTCTCTTGGAGACCAAGTGAGAATGAGAATCAAGCAATTCTCCTTGATGAACAGATTCAAAAAGAAAGTCCTTAGA GTTGTGGCTGATAACTTGCCAGATGAACAAATTGATGGGCTTAGACAAATGTTTGATATGATGGACAAGGACAAAAATGGACACTTAACATTTGAAGAGCTCAAAGATGGTTTTTCAATGATTGGACATGTTATTCCTGATCCTGATGTCAGGATGTTAATAGATGCT GCAGACTTTGACGGAAATGGCACCTTGAATTGTGAAGAGTTCATCACGATGAGTGTTCATTTGAGAAGAATTGGAAATGATGAGCATCTCTCTGAAGCTTTCAATTTCTTTGACAAGAATCAGAGTGGATACGTTGAGTTTGAGGAGTTGAAAGACGCATTATCGGACGATGACTCAACCGACGACCAGGTGATCAGAGACATTCTAAATGACGTCGACTTGGATAAG GATGGTCGAATAAGTTTTGAGGAATTTAAGGCAATGATGAAGTCAGGAGGAGATTGGAAAATGGCATCTCGACAATATTCAAGAGCATTATTAAATGCATTAAGCTTCAGAATGTTTAAAGACAAATCTGCTGGAGTAGTAACTACTAACTAA